The DNA window CCCTGACCCTGCAGGCCTTTCCTCTTCTGCCGCCCCGGTCCCCAGGAGCGCCCCCATCGTGATAACCCCTTCCCAAGAGCAAACCCTGCCCACCGCCTATCAGGTGGGGGCGTTCGCCCTGATCGTGCACCGGGGCGCCTACCTGATCACCAGCCCGCGCGAGCCGCTGCTCCCCGGCGGCAGCCACGACCTGCCCGGCTTCATTCTGAATGCCGCCACGGGCGCCAATCCCGTGGAATTGCAGCTGCGCCGCACCATCCGCGAGCAGGTGAGCTTGGCAGTGAGTGACCTGAAACTGGTGGGCTCGCACGCGGCGCGCGGCATGCACGGCGCAGAAGGCGGCATGCGCCTGAACCTGATTTTTGGCACCGAATACTGCGCGGGCATTCTGCAGCCCGACCTGAGAGCAGTCACGGGGGCCACCTGGGTGCCCAGCGAGGACCTGCTGCGCCCCGGCGGCGCCCCGGGTTGGCTGCAGGGCGCGGTGCGCGACTTCGAGGCCATTGCACCCCTCCCGGCCCCCGAGACCCCGGCCCCCACCCCCAAACTGCGCTTCGGCCGCCGCCGGTAGGCTCAACTCGGACTGGAGCAGCGGCGGAACAGACTCGAAGAGCGGGCAGGAACGTAAGCTCTGCCGAGCGTGATGGGTGTATTCCAGTGCTGTACCAGGTGGTGTGCGGAGCAAACGGAACGCCGCACGAGCAAGGGTGCAGACGGTGTCAACCGTTGAGCTGGGGCGACTCCATGAACACGGCGCTTTCCTCTTCCCCCTGTGGGGGTCTCGCCGCGCGGCGCCGCAGAGGAAGGTGAATGAGCCTGACGTCCTAGACGATATTTTCCTCACCGCCGCCGCACCGGCCTTAAACACCGTCCGCACCATTGACAAGGTCGCTTTTGGCCCATATCTGCTACCCTGCGGGGCGGCCCGCGACCTGTTTTGTCGCTGCGGCTGGAGGCACCTATGAACCACTCTCCCGCTCGGGGCCTGCTTGCCCCGCTGCCCCTGCTCTTGATTGCTCTGTACGCGCTGAGCATTCTGCTCGCCAACCTCACGCTGAACAAGTTCATTCCGCTGCCGGTCTACGGGATGCTGAGTGTGGGCACCATCTTCTTCGCCGCCGTATTTACGCTGCGCGACCGTATTCACCGTGCCGGTGGCCTGAACGCGGTGTATGTCGCCATTGGCGTGGCGCTGCTGGTGAACACCGTCGTGGCGCTGCTCACCGGCACGCCGTGGCGCTTTATTGGCGCCAGCTTCCTGGCGATTCTGGTGGGCGAACTGGCCGATACCGCTGTCTACCAGCGCTTTATCCGCCGCAGCTGGTGGACCCGGGTGCTGGCCAGCAACGCCGTCAGCGTGCCCCTGGACTCCATTCTGTTCACCCTGCTGGCGTTCTGGGGCGACATGAGCAGTAACGAGATTGCCCAGATCATCTTCGCTGACATCGTGGCCAAGTACCTGATCGCGGCGCTGTTCGCCTTCCGGCTGCGGCACGCGGCCCGCTCCGCCGCCGCATGAGCGAGCCGGCGCGGGCTGACCGGCTGCGGGTCATCGCCAACGCCCGTCCGGACCTGAGCACCCTGGTTGAGCATGTGTTGCACCTGCCCCCCCTCTGCCCGGCCACCGGCAACCCCGGCCCCGGCAGCACCCTGGCCCTGCGCTACGAGGCTGGCCCGGGGCTGCTGGAACTGTTCAGCCTGGACAGTTATGTGGACGCCTTTATCGGGCACCCGGTGGTGCGCGACATGGAATTTTTCGTGCAGACCGTGGCCCAGGACGCCGCCAACGCGCTGGGCCAGCCGGTGACCGCCCACGCCGACGTGAGCTTCAAGGGCCTGCGCCAGGGCCAGCGGGTCACCGTGACCGCCACGCCGCAGGGGGAAGCCAACCGCTGAAGCCCGCCCCTAGGGCATTTGACATCAAGATGATGTTGGTTCTTGACCCTCTCCCCTCGTGGGAGAGGGCCTCGCGCAGCGAGGGGTGAGGGGGTGCTTTGGTCAACCGCTCTAGGGCCTGTCGCGCGCCGGACGCCTTGAAGAGGGTGTCCGGCGCTTGTTTTAGCGGTCCTCGACCTCCAGGGTGTCCGGGTCGGGGCCGCTGTCCTCGTCTTCATCGAGTTCCAGCGTCAGGGCCGACCAGCGCGCCGGTAGGGTCAGCGTGAGCACGCCGTCCTCGTAGGTGTAGTTCACGGCGCCGTCCACGCGGCGCACATGGCCCAGGCCCGCCACGCGCAGGGTCACGCGCGGCTCGGCGAAGGTGTCGCCCTCCACCTCGCGGCGGATCAGCACCTGGGCCCCGTGGCGCTCGCCCAGCAGCCGGGTCAGGCGCCCGCGCACCGGGCCGTCGCCGCCGTCCTCGTACAGCTGGCTCACGAAGCCGTGGGGGCCGGCGTGCACCAGCCACGTCAGGTCGGCCCAGCGCGCGGTGGTGGTGTGGAGGGCTCCCTGGGTCAGGGCCAGGGCCTCGCCGGCGCGCAGGTACAGGGGCAGCGTGTCCAGCGGCGCCTGGGCGGTCACATACTGTTCGCCCTCGTGGATGGCGCCAAAGCGGCCCAGGTTGAACACCTCGGCCCAGCGGCCAGCGGGCAGATACACCTGCCGCCGCCGCACCCCGCCGCGCAGCACCGGGGCCACCAGCAGGCCCTCGCCCAGCAGGTACTGGCCCTCTTCACGCAGGGCGTCCTCATCGCCGGGGAAGTGCAGGGCCAGCGGGCGCAGCAAGGGCAACCCGGTGCGGGTGGCCGCGTGCGCCAGGGTGTACAGGTGCGGCAGCAGCCGGTAGCGCCGTTCCAGCGCCGCGCCCACCAGGGCCGTGTAGGGTTCGCCAAAGCGCCACGGTTCCTGGTCGGCGGTGCCCAGGGCCGCGTGGTTGCGCACGAACGTATAGCCCAGCGCCGCCTGATACCAGCGCACCAGCAGTTCCCCGGTGCTGTCGCCGCCAAAGCCGCCCACATCCGCCCCCACAAACGGCACGCCGCTCAGGCCCAGGCCGCCCAGCATGGGCAGGCTGAGGGCCAGGTGGCCCCAGCTGGCCGCGTTGTCGCCGGTCCACACCGCCGCCGAGCGCTGAATGCCCGCGTACCCGGCGCGCGTGAGAATCCAGGGCCGGATGCCGGGGCTGAAGCGCGCGTAGCCGGCGCGGCTGGCCTCGTTCATGCCGTTGGCATAGGCGTTGTGCACCTCCAGGTGGGTGCGGGGGCCGTGCCGGGCGTCGTAGGGCAGTGTCTTGCCCTCGGTGGGCTGCGGCTGGCGCAGGGAAAAGCACGCGGGCTCGTTCATGTCGTTCCACTGGCCCTGAATGCCCGCTTCGGCAAAGACGCGGTGGTGCCCCGCCCACCACGCCACCACCTCGGGGCGGGTGAAGTCCGGGAAGACCGCCGGGTCCGGCCAGACCTCGCCCACCAGCACGTCGCCCCGGGCGGTGCGCACCAGATGGTCGCCGCGCACGGCCTCCTCGTAGACCTCGTAGCCCGCTTCCACCTTCACGCCGGGGTCCACGATGGGCACCAGTTTCACGCCCTGGCCCGCCGCCTCTTTCACCAGCGCCCGCAGGTCCGGGAAATTCGCGCGGTTCACCGTCCAGACCTTGTAGGCGTCCATGTAATCAATGTCCACGTACACGCTGTCCAGCGGCAGGCCGCGCTCGCGGTAGCCGGCGATCACGGCGCGCAGGTCGCCCTCGGTGCGGTAGCCCCAGCGGCTCTGCGCGGCGCCCAGGGCCCACAGGGGCGGCATGGGCGCCGTGCCGGTCAGGTCCGCGTAGCGGCGCAGCACGTCGGCGGGGCGGGGCCCGGCAATCACATACAGGTCCAACTCCGGCCCCGCCGAGGCAAAGCGCAGTTCTTCGGGGTGGCTGCGCGCCACGTCCGCTTCCAGGCGCCAGGGCTCGTCCAGGAACAGGCCGTGGGCACGGCCTCCCTGCAGCACCGTGGTGAAGGGAATCGACACGTACAGCGGGTCGGTTTCGAGGTGGTGGGGAAAGCAGTCGGTGTTCCAGAAGGTGAGGTGCTGCCCCCGCTTGTCCAGGGGCCCCACCTTCTCGCCAAAGCCCAGGTAGGCCGCGCCTTCCGGGGCCCCCAGGTGCAGGCGGGTGCGGCGTAGGGCAAAGCGTTCGGCGTCCAGCGCGGGGCGGGGGGCGGGGGCCTCGCCGCTCCAGGCGTGCGCCTGGGCCAGCACCCGCGCCCCCGGGCCGCTGCCACTAAGCACCTGCCACGCGCCCGTCCGGCGGTCCAGCTTCAGCGCCAGCCCCCCGCCGATGATCAGCAGATCGTCGCCGTCCTCAGCGGCGCTAAGACTTACGCCTTCGGGCAGCCCCGGGCGCAGCGCAAAGCTGGGTTTGGGCGCCGGGCGGGGAAACGAGAGCGATCCGGCGCGCGCTTCGGGGATAAGGCGCACGCGCAGCACCCCGGGCAAGGGGGCTGAAACCAGCAGCAGGTCGGTCTCGCCCCACACGCGCACCTGCGTGCCCTGCCGGCCCGGGGCCGGGGCACCCCCCACCTCCACCGCAAATGAACTCAGGCGCATGGCTCAGCGTACCGCCTGAACCTAACCCACCCCCAGGAATTCCACCTGCACGCCGCTTTCATCGGCCGCGCGCCGGGCGCCCTGCAGCAGGGCCTGGGCCCCGGGGCGCAGGGCCCGCTCGGGGCGCTGCCACAGCGCCTGGGCCACCTTGCTGGCGCGGCGCACCACCAGCACCTCGCCGGGCAGCGCCAGCCCCACCGCCGCCAGTAGCGCCTGGGCACTGGGCGGCACCTCCGAGGCGAAATCCAGCGGCACATGGGCGGTCACGCGCTCGCCGGGGCGGCGCAGGCTCACGCGGGCCTCGCCCCCGGCGGCGCGCTGCTCGATCAGCACGTCAGAGCGGGTTTCCGTCAGGCCAGGGGTGCCCAGGCCGCGCCGGGCGTCGTTCGCCAGCAGGTGGGCGGCCTGCATGTGGCGCCGGGTACGCGGGGCGTAGCGCAGGCGCAGGTCCACGCCGCGCGCCTCGGCCTCGTCGCGGACCTCGCGGGCGGCGTCAGCCAGGAACTCCGGCCCCCGGCCCCGCCCCACCGAGGCAATCACGGCCTCGTTGTCGGTGTGCACGGTCAGGGGCTGCCCGGACGGCGCGGCGCGCACCGCTTCAAGCACCGCGCGCACCTCGGCGGCGTTGTTGTCTGGCGCGCGCAGCTGGCCCTGCACCCGGGCAGGCAGCGCGCCCGGCACGATGAGAATCAGGCCCCAGCCGCCCATGCCGCTCAGCCCCTCTTCCGTGGGGACCTCATTCCAGCTTGCATCCACAAACGCCTGATTCACCTGAGCTTTCCACCCCTCGCCGCCCCGCCGGGCTGTGCCTATTCTTCCTGGTTGGCGGCCCCGCGCGCCCTATGGCTTTCTTGATGCCGGGGGCCGCTGGCCAGCGGCCCCCATCAGAGCGCACCCTGAGCCCTGTGCGCATCGGCCAGCCGGTCTAGGCCAGCGGCCCGGGGCCCGGATGGGGAATACTGCCCCCATGAACGTTCTTGAGCTGTACCAGAAGGCCGGCGCCTACCACGAGGGTCACTTTTTGCTGGCCAGCGGGCGCCACAGCCCCAAGTTCCTGCAGAGCACCACCGTGCTGCAGTACCCCCAGTACACCGAGCAGATTGGGCAGGCGCTGGCGCAGGCGGTCAAGGACGCCGGGATTCAGGCGCAGTTCATCATTGGTCCGGCGATGGGCGGGGTGGTGCTGGCCTATGAAACGGCCCGCCACTATGGCACCCGCGCCCTCTTTGCCGAGAAAGACGGGCAGGGCGGCATGAAGATCCGGGAGGCCTTTACGGTGGCGCCCGGGGAAACCTTCGTGGCGGTAGAGGACGTGCTGACCACGGGCGGCAGCGTCCTGAAGGCCGTGCGGGCGGCCGAGGCGGCGGGGGGGCGGTGTGTGGGGATTGCCTGCATTGTGGACCGGCGCAAGGAGGGGGGCGATCTGGGGGGGTATCCGCTGGTGGCGCTGACGCGGCTG is part of the Deinococcus aquaedulcis genome and encodes:
- a CDS encoding VUT family protein; this translates as MNHSPARGLLAPLPLLLIALYALSILLANLTLNKFIPLPVYGMLSVGTIFFAAVFTLRDRIHRAGGLNAVYVAIGVALLVNTVVALLTGTPWRFIGASFLAILVGELADTAVYQRFIRRSWWTRVLASNAVSVPLDSILFTLLAFWGDMSSNEIAQIIFADIVAKYLIAALFAFRLRHAARSAAA
- a CDS encoding glycoside hydrolase family 31 protein — translated: MRLSSFAVEVGGAPAPGRQGTQVRVWGETDLLLVSAPLPGVLRVRLIPEARAGSLSFPRPAPKPSFALRPGLPEGVSLSAAEDGDDLLIIGGGLALKLDRRTGAWQVLSGSGPGARVLAQAHAWSGEAPAPRPALDAERFALRRTRLHLGAPEGAAYLGFGEKVGPLDKRGQHLTFWNTDCFPHHLETDPLYVSIPFTTVLQGGRAHGLFLDEPWRLEADVARSHPEELRFASAGPELDLYVIAGPRPADVLRRYADLTGTAPMPPLWALGAAQSRWGYRTEGDLRAVIAGYRERGLPLDSVYVDIDYMDAYKVWTVNRANFPDLRALVKEAAGQGVKLVPIVDPGVKVEAGYEVYEEAVRGDHLVRTARGDVLVGEVWPDPAVFPDFTRPEVVAWWAGHHRVFAEAGIQGQWNDMNEPACFSLRQPQPTEGKTLPYDARHGPRTHLEVHNAYANGMNEASRAGYARFSPGIRPWILTRAGYAGIQRSAAVWTGDNAASWGHLALSLPMLGGLGLSGVPFVGADVGGFGGDSTGELLVRWYQAALGYTFVRNHAALGTADQEPWRFGEPYTALVGAALERRYRLLPHLYTLAHAATRTGLPLLRPLALHFPGDEDALREEGQYLLGEGLLVAPVLRGGVRRRQVYLPAGRWAEVFNLGRFGAIHEGEQYVTAQAPLDTLPLYLRAGEALALTQGALHTTTARWADLTWLVHAGPHGFVSQLYEDGGDGPVRGRLTRLLGERHGAQVLIRREVEGDTFAEPRVTLRVAGLGHVRRVDGAVNYTYEDGVLTLTLPARWSALTLELDEDEDSGPDPDTLEVEDR
- a CDS encoding ribonuclease H, translated to MNQAFVDASWNEVPTEEGLSGMGGWGLILIVPGALPARVQGQLRAPDNNAAEVRAVLEAVRAAPSGQPLTVHTDNEAVIASVGRGRGPEFLADAAREVRDEAEARGVDLRLRYAPRTRRHMQAAHLLANDARRGLGTPGLTETRSDVLIEQRAAGGEARVSLRRPGERVTAHVPLDFASEVPPSAQALLAAVGLALPGEVLVVRRASKVAQALWQRPERALRPGAQALLQGARRAADESGVQVEFLGVG
- the pyrE gene encoding orotate phosphoribosyltransferase produces the protein MNVLELYQKAGAYHEGHFLLASGRHSPKFLQSTTVLQYPQYTEQIGQALAQAVKDAGIQAQFIIGPAMGGVVLAYETARHYGTRALFAEKDGQGGMKIREAFTVAPGETFVAVEDVLTTGGSVLKAVRAAEAAGGRCVGIACIVDRRKEGGDLGGYPLVALTRLVFDTYAPDEVPAWLAAIPLQEI